One window from the genome of Patescibacteria group bacterium encodes:
- the gatB gene encoding Asp-tRNA(Asn)/Glu-tRNA(Gln) amidotransferase subunit GatB, translated as MDQKIETTIGLEVHVQLKTKSKMFCGCDNRGEYLPPNTCVCEVCMGHPGTLPVPNAQAIEWALKTAMALEGEIPKESKFDRKHYFYPDLPKGYQISQYDQPFAVGGFLGIMAKGEQVKVRLERLHLEEDTAKLVHQTKAETLIDFNRAGTPLMEIVTKPDIRTPQEAKLFLQELRAIVRALGVSDADMEKGHLRCDANISVRHAEERGPFDLGSDGDSWKNAEDNALNTKIEIKNLNSFRAVERALEHEQKRLSELLERGEYPKVQETRGWDDAKNITELQRTKEEAEDYRYFPEPDIPPFHFTDEYLTALRRGIPELPQARRERFMAQYEFSRADAQVLVADETLADYTEKVISELIAWISSLPDGGTEEEIWEKHGAKLAKLVAGWMSSKLGGILAERGETFENLKVTPEDFAEFLTLIYERTISSTIAQELLRKMVATGEDPHKLLETLGGGQVRDTEALGMIIEKVMHTYPQIVEQFKKGKEGVIMYLVGQVMKEMKGKADPQLVQSLLREKLG; from the coding sequence ATGGATCAAAAAATTGAAACAACAATAGGATTGGAAGTCCACGTACAGCTCAAGACCAAATCGAAAATGTTTTGCGGGTGCGACAATCGGGGCGAGTATTTGCCGCCGAATACCTGCGTGTGCGAAGTATGCATGGGGCACCCGGGCACGCTTCCGGTGCCTAATGCGCAGGCGATTGAATGGGCGCTGAAGACTGCTATGGCCCTGGAGGGTGAAATTCCAAAAGAGTCCAAGTTTGACCGGAAGCATTATTTTTATCCCGATCTTCCCAAAGGCTACCAGATCAGCCAATATGACCAGCCGTTTGCCGTAGGCGGGTTTCTTGGGATAATGGCAAAAGGGGAACAGGTGAAGGTAAGACTCGAGCGGCTGCATTTGGAAGAGGATACCGCGAAGTTAGTGCATCAAACAAAGGCTGAGACGCTGATTGATTTCAATCGCGCGGGCACCCCATTGATGGAGATCGTGACCAAGCCCGATATCCGCACCCCGCAAGAAGCAAAATTGTTTTTGCAGGAGCTGCGGGCGATCGTGCGGGCATTGGGCGTGTCTGATGCGGATATGGAGAAAGGGCATCTTAGATGTGATGCGAATATTTCTGTTCGCCACGCGGAAGAACGCGGACCCTTCGATTTGGGCTCTGATGGTGACTCGTGGAAGAACGCGGAAGATAATGCATTAAACACGAAGATTGAGATTAAGAACCTCAATTCATTCCGTGCGGTGGAAAGGGCGCTTGAGCATGAACAAAAGCGTTTGAGTGAATTGTTGGAGCGTGGAGAATATCCTAAGGTGCAGGAGACTCGCGGGTGGGATGATGCAAAAAACATAACAGAGCTTCAGCGGACTAAGGAGGAAGCGGAAGATTACCGCTATTTTCCCGAGCCTGATATACCCCCTTTCCATTTTACAGATGAATACCTGACCGCATTGCGGCGCGGCATTCCAGAGCTTCCCCAGGCAAGGCGGGAGCGGTTTATGGCCCAGTATGAATTTTCACGCGCGGATGCGCAGGTGCTGGTCGCTGATGAAACTCTTGCCGATTACACGGAGAAGGTCATCTCCGAATTAATCGCCTGGATAAGCAGTCTTCCTGACGGCGGCACTGAGGAAGAAATTTGGGAAAAGCATGGGGCAAAGCTTGCCAAACTTGTGGCAGGCTGGATGAGCTCCAAATTGGGAGGGATTCTTGCTGAAAGGGGAGAAACGTTTGAAAACCTGAAGGTGACGCCGGAGGATTTTGCGGAATTCCTCACGCTGATTTATGAACGCACCATTTCTTCCACCATTGCGCAGGAATTATTGCGTAAAATGGTGGCAACAGGAGAAGACCCCCATAAACTTTTAGAGACTCTTGGCGGCGGACAAGTGAGGGATACTGAAGCCTTAGGGATGATAATTGAGAAGGTGATGCATACATACCCCCAGATCGTGGAGCAATTTAAGAAAGGGAAAGAAGGGGTGATTATGTACCTCGTGGGGCAGGTGATGAAGGAAATGAAGGGGAAAGCGGATCCGCAGTTGGTGCAGAGTTTATTGAGGGAGAAACTTGGATGA
- the dut gene encoding dUTP diphosphatase produces MSLVLKVKKLDPRAKLPRYALPGDAGLDFFCYESVVIPPGMRHIFHTGIAVEIPQGHVGLVWDRGGNSNKRGLKTLGGVFDSGYRGEVIICLLNTTQEPITIAAESAIAQMLIQKIEEVTVVEEKELSESHRGERRFGSTGV; encoded by the coding sequence ATGTCATTAGTTTTAAAGGTGAAAAAGCTTGATCCGCGGGCGAAGCTGCCGCGCTATGCCTTGCCGGGGGATGCGGGACTCGATTTTTTTTGTTATGAAAGCGTAGTGATACCGCCGGGCATGCGCCATATTTTTCATACGGGGATTGCGGTGGAGATTCCGCAAGGGCATGTGGGGCTGGTATGGGATCGCGGCGGTAATTCAAATAAGCGCGGTTTGAAAACATTAGGAGGGGTGTTTGATAGCGGCTATCGCGGAGAAGTAATCATTTGCCTATTGAATACTACCCAGGAACCCATTACCATAGCCGCAGAGAGCGCCATCGCGCAAATGCTCATACAGAAAATTGAAGAAGTTACCGTGGTGGAGGAAAAAGAGTTGAGCGAGAGCCACCGGGGAGAGCGGCGCTTTGGCAGTACCGGTGTCTAA
- a CDS encoding dihydrofolate reductase gives MTFSLIAACDQERGIGKAGVLPWRLPKELEHFHQVTAETRDTTKRNAVIMGRKTWESIPEGRRPLAGRLNCVITRDGGYALPEGAQKFSSLEDCLSSLEKDTTVEYIFIIGGGELFRQAIAMPACDMIYLTEIESVFGCDTFFPPLPKEFRKEQESEMQEENEVRYKFVTYKRQ, from the coding sequence ATGACTTTTTCACTTATTGCGGCGTGTGACCAAGAGCGTGGTATTGGCAAAGCAGGGGTGTTGCCATGGAGACTGCCAAAAGAGCTGGAACATTTCCATCAAGTAACCGCTGAAACGCGAGACACTACGAAGCGTAATGCGGTCATTATGGGACGCAAGACGTGGGAATCCATTCCAGAAGGGCGGCGGCCTTTGGCGGGACGATTAAATTGCGTTATCACGCGGGATGGTGGGTATGCGCTGCCGGAGGGAGCACAAAAATTTTCTTCATTGGAAGATTGTTTATCTTCATTAGAAAAAGATACCACTGTTGAGTATATCTTCATCATCGGCGGGGGAGAACTATTCAGACAAGCGATTGCCATGCCTGCGTGCGATATGATTTATCTCACTGAGATTGAGAGTGTATTCGGATGCGACACGTTTTTCCCCCCACTCCCGAAAGAGTTTAGAAAGGAACAAGAATCAGAGATGCAAGAAGAAAACGAGGTGAGATATAAATTTGTGACGTATAAAAGGCAATAA
- the miaA gene encoding tRNA (adenosine(37)-N6)-dimethylallyltransferase MiaA yields MIPDTNNLPMLIVILGPTASGKTDLATALAKKIHGEIVNADSRQIYKEIDIASAKPKFGNWKLEIGNYQSIPHHLFNVVKPNEDFNVSHFQAHAFQTINNILARKKLPFLVGGTGLWISAVVDNFIIPNVPPRKVAQMQEAESLPTQQLYEEMVAKDPNAAAFINAHNRRRIMRALEVMKATGKPFSAQRKKQKPRYRTLLLGLTLPMETLEKRIALRVDAMMRDGLLEESKRLLETYDHRLPALSSISLREWKNYFDGTQTLPETLALIRLHNRQYAKRQMTWFKKDKRICWIKNKDEAVNLVNSFLHS; encoded by the coding sequence ATGATACCTGATACGAACAATCTGCCAATGCTCATCGTCATCCTTGGGCCCACCGCATCGGGAAAAACTGATCTTGCGACGGCGCTGGCAAAAAAAATCCACGGGGAAATCGTCAATGCCGACTCGCGACAAATATATAAAGAAATCGACATTGCTTCCGCCAAACCAAAGTTTGGAAATTGGAAATTGGAAATTGGAAATTATCAAAGCATCCCCCACCATCTCTTCAATGTAGTCAAACCAAACGAGGATTTTAATGTATCCCATTTCCAGGCGCATGCCTTTCAAACGATTAATAATATCCTTGCGCGTAAAAAACTCCCTTTCCTCGTCGGCGGCACAGGCCTTTGGATTTCCGCAGTCGTGGATAATTTCATCATTCCCAATGTACCGCCACGCAAAGTTGCGCAAATGCAGGAAGCGGAGTCCCTTCCCACGCAACAATTATACGAAGAAATGGTCGCCAAAGATCCTAATGCTGCCGCATTTATAAACGCGCACAACCGCCGCCGTATTATGCGCGCGCTTGAGGTGATGAAAGCCACAGGAAAACCCTTTTCCGCACAACGGAAAAAGCAGAAACCTCGCTACCGCACGCTCCTTCTCGGTCTCACCCTGCCTATGGAAACGCTAGAGAAAAGAATCGCGCTCCGTGTGGACGCGATGATGCGCGACGGACTTCTTGAAGAATCAAAACGGCTGCTTGAAACCTATGACCACCGCCTCCCCGCGCTCTCCTCAATCAGCCTGCGGGAGTGGAAAAATTATTTTGACGGCACACAAACCCTCCCTGAAACCCTTGCGCTTATCCGCCTTCACAACCGCCAGTACGCCAAACGCCAAATGACCTGGTTTAAGAAAGACAAGCGCATCTGCTGGATAAAAAATAAAGACGAGGCGGTGAACCTCGTTAATTCCTTTCTCCATTCTTAA
- a CDS encoding thymidylate kinase produces the protein MKKGKLIVIEGTDGSGKATQIKLLAQHLRRMQKLFHVVDFPQYGKKSAVLVEKYLHGAFGPIERVDPYITSLFYAIDRYSMQELLWRWLKKDIVIANRYTTANMLHQAAKIKSLDGQKKYIAWVKHLEYDVLALPKPDIVFFLDVPISFSTRLVMKKGCRKYLLGKKRDLAERNLKHQQAAYAIGRMLCRTGAWVRIPCTRKGSLLSPREIHESILNVIKKYLS, from the coding sequence ATGAAGAAGGGTAAACTCATCGTAATCGAAGGAACTGACGGTTCCGGGAAAGCGACCCAGATAAAATTGCTTGCGCAGCATTTGCGGCGTATGCAGAAACTGTTCCATGTGGTTGATTTCCCGCAGTACGGGAAGAAATCAGCAGTCCTCGTGGAGAAGTATTTGCACGGCGCATTCGGGCCTATTGAGCGCGTCGATCCGTATATTACTTCGCTTTTTTATGCGATAGACCGATATAGCATGCAGGAGCTGTTGTGGCGCTGGCTGAAAAAGGATATCGTGATAGCGAACCGTTACACGACTGCGAACATGCTCCATCAGGCAGCAAAAATTAAATCACTTGATGGGCAGAAAAAATATATCGCTTGGGTAAAGCATCTTGAGTATGACGTACTTGCGCTTCCCAAACCGGATATTGTGTTTTTTCTCGATGTGCCCATTTCCTTCAGCACACGACTGGTCATGAAGAAGGGGTGCAGGAAATACCTCTTAGGCAAGAAACGGGATTTGGCTGAGCGAAACTTAAAACATCAGCAGGCGGCGTATGCCATTGGCAGAATGCTTTGCCGGACAGGGGCATGGGTAAGGATTCCTTGCACCCGCAAAGGCAGCCTCTTGTCCCCAAGAGAGATTCATGAGAGTATTTTGAATGTGATCAAGAAGTATTTGAGTTAA
- the thyA gene encoding thymidylate synthase — protein sequence MRAYLNIVDRVLKEGVVKQTRQGTDAYTIAGAYFEHDMAKGYPLLTTKKVPLRLVASELEFFIKGLTDKQWLIDRNNHIWDEWASPTKALYGHDEASKKRMLEERDLGPIYGFQWRHFNAPYSKFDADYINQGVDQLKKVIATLKTNPNDRRMIVSAWNPSMLNQMALPPCHYGFQVTVIDKRLNLLWNQRSVDTMLGLPFNIASYALLLHLLAKEAGLQEGKLVGFLADVHIYANHVDGAKEQLSRDPDKYPLPVIQTKNFRSIFEWQYTDTEVINYESYPAIKFPIAI from the coding sequence ATGCGCGCATATTTAAATATTGTCGATCGCGTGCTAAAGGAGGGCGTGGTGAAGCAGACGCGCCAGGGCACTGATGCTTATACGATCGCGGGCGCGTATTTTGAGCATGACATGGCAAAGGGTTATCCTTTGCTCACCACGAAGAAAGTGCCGTTGCGGCTCGTGGCTTCTGAATTGGAATTTTTTATAAAAGGCCTTACCGACAAGCAGTGGCTTATTGACCGCAATAATCATATTTGGGACGAATGGGCAAGTCCCACAAAGGCGCTGTACGGCCATGATGAGGCGTCAAAAAAGCGCATGCTGGAGGAGCGGGATTTAGGGCCGATTTACGGATTCCAGTGGCGGCATTTCAACGCGCCGTATTCGAAATTTGATGCGGATTATATAAATCAGGGTGTTGACCAATTGAAAAAGGTTATTGCCACGCTGAAAACAAATCCCAACGACAGGAGGATGATCGTGAGCGCATGGAACCCCAGCATGCTTAACCAAATGGCTTTGCCGCCGTGCCATTACGGATTTCAAGTGACGGTTATTGATAAAAGGCTTAACCTGCTCTGGAATCAGCGCTCGGTGGATACCATGCTCGGACTGCCGTTCAATATTGCCAGTTACGCGCTCCTTTTGCACCTGCTCGCGAAAGAGGCAGGATTACAAGAAGGGAAATTGGTAGGGTTTCTCGCTGATGTCCATATATACGCGAATCATGTGGACGGCGCCAAGGAGCAATTGAGCCGCGATCCTGATAAATATCCTTTGCCCGTCATCCAGACCAAAAATTTCCGTTCCATTTTCGAGTGGCAATACACTGATACGGAAGTCATAAATTACGAATCATATCCTGCGATTAAGTTTCCTATCGCAATTTAA